In the genome of Cryptomeria japonica chromosome 8, Sugi_1.0, whole genome shotgun sequence, one region contains:
- the LOC131857370 gene encoding uncharacterized protein LOC131857370 produces the protein MATTSSSTPQRTFKTDPNSPLWKYVKIIDQVKGGGTFLWICNFCSTKKTSSYSRVKAHFCAIPQQGIKPCLGKNGNGMSPQEIAGYIREQEEADARVGRASNHPLLTGRGSKSKRPPTSPSYSDFPDIVVESHPFLDPISEDPVIVKRSKGPLERAFKNDAREIADQSVGRCLYANGLSFNVVRSPYWQDMLKKVNEAPQGYTGPGYEKVRSTLLAKEVKNIDNALAPIRNSWKQTGVSIISDGWKDTKNRPLINVIAVCPKGAMFLKAVDCEGQVKDAQFIANILIQCIQDVGPQNVVQVITDNAKNCRAAGMLIETRFEHIFWTPCAVHSLNLMLQKIGRKIDWIKQIYVEAEEIQMFITNHNMSQAIFRSFSQLELLKVAETRFASNTIVLRRLVKVRQPLASMVISQSWSLWRQSNTERAANVKRMILDDIWWDRVEYLLSFTEPIMSMIRYTDMDHPCLGEVYDGIDSMIEKMKAIINAKEQDPEETFFKEVQSICVERWNKMTTPLHLLAFALTPKFYSDEMLAKPSRVPPYRDSEVSEGCRTALTKLFPDSEMEDLMTSEFADFVASNGQSVSALRDKYRKDSHAWWYLNGHTSPNLQTLAIKVLSQVASSSSSERNWSTYSFIHSVKRNRLAASKAEELVYVHSNLRLLTHKQNEYKDGSTKFWDVDPERTDLDFSAATQSLLSGESDSQCAASASGSEAACGSSTLPTSSNVNDDVDLDLPSDPYDAIADY, from the exons ATGGCAACGACTAGTAGCTCTACTCCTCAACGGACTTTCAAaactgacccaaattcacctttatggaaatatgtcaaaataatagaccaagtaaaaggtggtggaacatttttatggatatgcaacttctgtagtacgaaaaaaactagctcctacagtcgtgtcaaagcccatttttgtgccattccccaacaaggaatcaaaccatgtctaggaaagaatggaaatgggatgtcacctcaagaaatagcaggatatattagagagcaagaggaagcagatgcaagagttggtcgtgcctcaaaccatcctttgttgacaggaagaggaagtaaatcaaagaggccccctacttctccatcttatagcgattttcctgatatcgtggtagagagccacccattcttggacccaattagtgaagaccctgttattgtgaagagaagcaagggaccattagagagagcatttaagaatgatgctagagagattgcagatcaatccgttggaagatgtctatatgcaaacggtttgtcatttaatgtggtacgatcaccatattggcaggatatgttgaaaaaggtaaatgaggctccacaagggtacacagggccaggttatgagaaggtgcgtagcaccttactagcaaaggaggtaaaaaacatagacaatgcattggctcccattagaaattcatggaaacaaacaggggtgtccatcatttcagatggatggaaggataccaaaaatcggccattaattaatgtaattgcagtgtgccctaaaggggcaatgtttctgaaagctgtggattgtgagggacaggtgaaggatgcacaatttattgctaacatccttatacaatgcattcaggatgtgggacctcaaaatgttgtccaagtaataacggacaatgcaaagaattgtagagctgcaggtatgttgattgagacacggtttgaacacatattttggacaccttgtgctgtccactctctcaacctcatgctacaaaagataggcaggaaaatagattggatcaaacaaatttatgttgaggctgaagagatccaaatgttcatcacaaaccataacatgtcacaggccattttcagatcattttcacagttggagttgctaaag gttgccgagacccgatttgcatccaacacaatcgtcttgaggcgacttgtgaaggtgcgacagccacttgctagcatggtaattagtcaaagttggtccctatggaggcaatccaatactgaaagggcagcaaatgtaaagcgcatgatcctagatgacatttggtgggatcgagtggaatatcttttgagtttcactgagcccatcatgagtatgatccgttatactgacatggatcacccatgtttgggagaggtatatgatggcattgactcgatgattgagaaaatgaaagccatcatcaatgcaaaagagcaagatcccgaagaaactttcttcaaagaggttcaatcaatttgtgttgagcggtggaacaaaatgaccaccccactacatcttcttgcatttgcattgactcccaaattttatagtgatgaaatgcttgctaagccatcaagggtaccaccatatagagattcagaagtcagtgaagggtgtaggacagcacttactaaactcttcccagattctgaaatggaggatttaatgacaagtgagtttgctgattttgtagcctccaatggtcaaagtgtttccgctctccgtgacaagtatagaaaggattctcatgcttggtggtacctcaatggccatacatcaccaaaccttcaaactcttgcaatcaaagttttatcgcaa gttgctagttcctcttcatctgagcgaaattggagcacatactcctttatccactcagtgaaacgcaaccgactggcagcaagtaaggcagaagagctcgtttatgtgcattcaaacttgcgccttcttactcataaacaaaatgagtataaggatgggagcacaaagttttgggatgtagatccagagcgaactgatttggatttttcagctgccacacaatctttactttctggggagtctgatagccaatgtgctgctagtgcaagtggcagtgaggctgcatgtggttccagtactctacctacatcatctaatgtcaatgatgatgttgatcttgatcttcctagtgacccatatgatgctattgctgattattag